The following proteins are encoded in a genomic region of Channa argus isolate prfri chromosome 3, Channa argus male v1.0, whole genome shotgun sequence:
- the dok1a gene encoding docking protein 1 isoform X2: protein MDTQTKTGKVYLQPRKAGKKWKPVWLSLFPHSSSAVGRLEIQDVGGGGAGGDYGTVVRRHHLSHGDKKVKIVRLSELISVLRLPPNAEACPMENMSAFCVETHDGIMVFAALKDECVEWVEKLCHCTFQKGHGSRSTQLHMEENQIYASTDAASEFWVVVQKTEAATRCGLQGSYWLQVGPEALLLREQQKKNIVQEWPYELLRRYGKDELTLTIEAGRRCESGPGTFIFETQQAEKVFSFIQSTIKRKTSTVTLGSQNQTNRAHSPLPKIPDKIGLVAFVENNSPIHEKKCAASDEGEHLQGDQISQSDCVSAHPAPITLMPLPSVPRINSLFGSHHSEPSDVIYSNPAECIQSVPVLHKTTSLYVDPASVLPLKPPTSREAATPTPSSSTLHPCFNIDHPDSGYSEVYDKISPVQNKKILESLGKTKCFAEGEPIYSEPLHKREELIHKIETNSDPFAHLYAQVCKTGPSSSASTSSCANTLSSATVTATTTTTKNTKQPLGDVIYENLGTI, encoded by the exons GAGGTGGTGCAGGAGGTGATTATGGCACAGTGGTCAGGCGACACCACCTGTCTCATGGGGACAAGAAGGTGAAGATTGTCCGACTGTCTGAGCTGATCAGTGTCCTCAGGCTCCCTCCGAATGCTGAGGCCTGCCCCATG GAGAACATGTCTGCATTTTGTGTGGAGACACACGACGGAATTATGGTTTTTGCTGCACTCAAAGATGAATGTGTGGAGTGGGTAGAAAAACTGTGTCACTGCACGTTTCAG AAAGGACATGGCTCCCGCTCGACCCAGCTTCACATGGAGGAAAACCAGATATACGCCTCAACAGATGCAG CCTCAGAGTTCTGGGTTGTGGTTCAGAAGACGGAGGCAGCAACACGATGTGGTCTGCAAGGATCATATTGGCTGCAGGTAGGACCAGAAGCACTGTTACTGAGAGAACAACAGAAGAAGAACATCGTTCAAGAATGGCCCTATGAACTTCTGAGAAGATATGGGAAAGATGAA CTCACTTTAACTATTGAAGCAGGCAGACGCTGCGAGTCTGGTCCTGGAACATTCATCTTTGAGACACAGCAGGCTGAGAAAGTCTTCTCTTTCATTCAGAGTACCATCAAAAGGAAGACTTCAACTGTTACTTTAGGGAGCCAGAACCAGACGAATAGGGCTCATTCCCCTCTCCCCAAAATACCCGACAAGATCGGCCTGGTTGCATTTGTAGAGAACAACTCACCAATACACGAGAAGAAATGTGCTGCCTCAGACGAGGGTGAACATCTTCAAGGAGATCAGATAAGTCAGTCAGATTGTGTTTCAGCACATCCTGCCCCTATCACCCTCATGCCTCTGCCATCAGTGCCCAGAATCAACAGCCTCTTTGGAAGCCATCATAGTGAGCCGTCAGATGTCATATATTCTAACCCAGCCGAGTGCATTCAATCTGTGCCAGTGCTGCATAAGACCACTTCTCTGTATGTAGACCCTGCAAGTGTTCTTCCACTCAAACCCCCCACTTCAAGAGAAGCTGCTACTCCAACACCTAGCTCCTCAACTTTACATCCCTGCTTCAACATTGATCATCCAGATTCGGGCTACTCAGAGGTGTACGACAAAATTAGTccagtgcaaaataaaaaaattcttgaGAGCTTAGGAAAGACAAAGTGTTTTGCAGAAGGTGAACCCATTTATAGTGAACCACTTCATAAAAGAGAAGAGTTGATCCATAAAATTGAAACCAATTCTGACCCATTTGCCCACCTTTACGCTCAAGTCTGCAAGACAGGACCATCATCTAGTGCCTCTACGTCCTCCTGTGCCAACACATTGTCCTCTGCTACTGTTACCGCgactacaaccacaacaaaaaacactaaacaaccTCTGGGGGATGTCATCTATGAAAACCTAGGTACTATTTAG
- the dok1a gene encoding uncharacterized protein dok1a isoform X1 — MDTQTKTGKVYLQPRKAGKKWKPVWLSLFPHSSSAVGRLEIQDVGENTAYLPLNKTTVGGGAGGDYGTVVRRHHLSHGDKKVKIVRLSELISVLRLPPNAEACPMENMSAFCVETHDGIMVFAALKDECVEWVEKLCHCTFQKGHGSRSTQLHMEENQIYASTDAASEFWVVVQKTEAATRCGLQGSYWLQVGPEALLLREQQKKNIVQEWPYELLRRYGKDELTLTIEAGRRCESGPGTFIFETQQAEKVFSFIQSTIKRKTSTVTLGSQNQTNRAHSPLPKIPDKIGLVAFVENNSPIHEKKCAASDEGEHLQGDQISQSDCVSAHPAPITLMPLPSVPRINSLFGSHHSEPSDVIYSNPAECIQSVPVLHKTTSLYVDPASVLPLKPPTSREAATPTPSSSTLHPCFNIDHPDSGYSEVYDKISPVQNKKILESLGKTKCFAEGEPIYSEPLHKREELIHKIETNSDPFAHLYAQVCKTGPSSSASTSSCANTLSSATVTATTTTTKNTKQPLGDVIYENLGTI, encoded by the exons aaaacacTGCTTACCTGCCTTTAAACAAGACTACAGTGG GAGGTGGTGCAGGAGGTGATTATGGCACAGTGGTCAGGCGACACCACCTGTCTCATGGGGACAAGAAGGTGAAGATTGTCCGACTGTCTGAGCTGATCAGTGTCCTCAGGCTCCCTCCGAATGCTGAGGCCTGCCCCATG GAGAACATGTCTGCATTTTGTGTGGAGACACACGACGGAATTATGGTTTTTGCTGCACTCAAAGATGAATGTGTGGAGTGGGTAGAAAAACTGTGTCACTGCACGTTTCAG AAAGGACATGGCTCCCGCTCGACCCAGCTTCACATGGAGGAAAACCAGATATACGCCTCAACAGATGCAG CCTCAGAGTTCTGGGTTGTGGTTCAGAAGACGGAGGCAGCAACACGATGTGGTCTGCAAGGATCATATTGGCTGCAGGTAGGACCAGAAGCACTGTTACTGAGAGAACAACAGAAGAAGAACATCGTTCAAGAATGGCCCTATGAACTTCTGAGAAGATATGGGAAAGATGAA CTCACTTTAACTATTGAAGCAGGCAGACGCTGCGAGTCTGGTCCTGGAACATTCATCTTTGAGACACAGCAGGCTGAGAAAGTCTTCTCTTTCATTCAGAGTACCATCAAAAGGAAGACTTCAACTGTTACTTTAGGGAGCCAGAACCAGACGAATAGGGCTCATTCCCCTCTCCCCAAAATACCCGACAAGATCGGCCTGGTTGCATTTGTAGAGAACAACTCACCAATACACGAGAAGAAATGTGCTGCCTCAGACGAGGGTGAACATCTTCAAGGAGATCAGATAAGTCAGTCAGATTGTGTTTCAGCACATCCTGCCCCTATCACCCTCATGCCTCTGCCATCAGTGCCCAGAATCAACAGCCTCTTTGGAAGCCATCATAGTGAGCCGTCAGATGTCATATATTCTAACCCAGCCGAGTGCATTCAATCTGTGCCAGTGCTGCATAAGACCACTTCTCTGTATGTAGACCCTGCAAGTGTTCTTCCACTCAAACCCCCCACTTCAAGAGAAGCTGCTACTCCAACACCTAGCTCCTCAACTTTACATCCCTGCTTCAACATTGATCATCCAGATTCGGGCTACTCAGAGGTGTACGACAAAATTAGTccagtgcaaaataaaaaaattcttgaGAGCTTAGGAAAGACAAAGTGTTTTGCAGAAGGTGAACCCATTTATAGTGAACCACTTCATAAAAGAGAAGAGTTGATCCATAAAATTGAAACCAATTCTGACCCATTTGCCCACCTTTACGCTCAAGTCTGCAAGACAGGACCATCATCTAGTGCCTCTACGTCCTCCTGTGCCAACACATTGTCCTCTGCTACTGTTACCGCgactacaaccacaacaaaaaacactaaacaaccTCTGGGGGATGTCATCTATGAAAACCTAGGTACTATTTAG
- the dok1a gene encoding uncharacterized protein dok1a isoform X3 yields MDTQTKTGKVYLQPRKAGKKWKPVWLSLFPHSSSAVGRLEIQDVGENTAYLPLNKTTVGGGAGGDYGTVVRRHHLSHGDKKVKIVRLSELISVLRLPPNAEACPMKGHGSRSTQLHMEENQIYASTDAASEFWVVVQKTEAATRCGLQGSYWLQVGPEALLLREQQKKNIVQEWPYELLRRYGKDELTLTIEAGRRCESGPGTFIFETQQAEKVFSFIQSTIKRKTSTVTLGSQNQTNRAHSPLPKIPDKIGLVAFVENNSPIHEKKCAASDEGEHLQGDQISQSDCVSAHPAPITLMPLPSVPRINSLFGSHHSEPSDVIYSNPAECIQSVPVLHKTTSLYVDPASVLPLKPPTSREAATPTPSSSTLHPCFNIDHPDSGYSEVYDKISPVQNKKILESLGKTKCFAEGEPIYSEPLHKREELIHKIETNSDPFAHLYAQVCKTGPSSSASTSSCANTLSSATVTATTTTTKNTKQPLGDVIYENLGTI; encoded by the exons aaaacacTGCTTACCTGCCTTTAAACAAGACTACAGTGG GAGGTGGTGCAGGAGGTGATTATGGCACAGTGGTCAGGCGACACCACCTGTCTCATGGGGACAAGAAGGTGAAGATTGTCCGACTGTCTGAGCTGATCAGTGTCCTCAGGCTCCCTCCGAATGCTGAGGCCTGCCCCATG AAAGGACATGGCTCCCGCTCGACCCAGCTTCACATGGAGGAAAACCAGATATACGCCTCAACAGATGCAG CCTCAGAGTTCTGGGTTGTGGTTCAGAAGACGGAGGCAGCAACACGATGTGGTCTGCAAGGATCATATTGGCTGCAGGTAGGACCAGAAGCACTGTTACTGAGAGAACAACAGAAGAAGAACATCGTTCAAGAATGGCCCTATGAACTTCTGAGAAGATATGGGAAAGATGAA CTCACTTTAACTATTGAAGCAGGCAGACGCTGCGAGTCTGGTCCTGGAACATTCATCTTTGAGACACAGCAGGCTGAGAAAGTCTTCTCTTTCATTCAGAGTACCATCAAAAGGAAGACTTCAACTGTTACTTTAGGGAGCCAGAACCAGACGAATAGGGCTCATTCCCCTCTCCCCAAAATACCCGACAAGATCGGCCTGGTTGCATTTGTAGAGAACAACTCACCAATACACGAGAAGAAATGTGCTGCCTCAGACGAGGGTGAACATCTTCAAGGAGATCAGATAAGTCAGTCAGATTGTGTTTCAGCACATCCTGCCCCTATCACCCTCATGCCTCTGCCATCAGTGCCCAGAATCAACAGCCTCTTTGGAAGCCATCATAGTGAGCCGTCAGATGTCATATATTCTAACCCAGCCGAGTGCATTCAATCTGTGCCAGTGCTGCATAAGACCACTTCTCTGTATGTAGACCCTGCAAGTGTTCTTCCACTCAAACCCCCCACTTCAAGAGAAGCTGCTACTCCAACACCTAGCTCCTCAACTTTACATCCCTGCTTCAACATTGATCATCCAGATTCGGGCTACTCAGAGGTGTACGACAAAATTAGTccagtgcaaaataaaaaaattcttgaGAGCTTAGGAAAGACAAAGTGTTTTGCAGAAGGTGAACCCATTTATAGTGAACCACTTCATAAAAGAGAAGAGTTGATCCATAAAATTGAAACCAATTCTGACCCATTTGCCCACCTTTACGCTCAAGTCTGCAAGACAGGACCATCATCTAGTGCCTCTACGTCCTCCTGTGCCAACACATTGTCCTCTGCTACTGTTACCGCgactacaaccacaacaaaaaacactaaacaaccTCTGGGGGATGTCATCTATGAAAACCTAGGTACTATTTAG